The Arctopsyche grandis isolate Sample6627 chromosome 5, ASM5162203v2, whole genome shotgun sequence genome includes a window with the following:
- the Ns1 gene encoding nucleostemin 1, which yields MAKFCLNKKSKRVKAALRYKVEKKVRQHNRKLKREAKKNPKKGKKQKPVIIPNICPFKDDILKEVEAMKQQKIAEKQLKKQELADEREKQKEATNEIKKSGGVEQLVDNADMRGRIHEAFESKKQKTDEYGTDDKKQENSLKAYYKEFKKVLQSADVILEVVDARDPLGTRCEQVEQAVKEASGNKRLVMILNKADLIPRANLDEWLKYLRKSIPAVAFKASTQDQQNRLGHKKMSKGKKDEKIMKGSACVGADLLMSLLGNYCRNKGIKTSITVGVVGLPNVGKSSIINSLKRQRACGVGSTPGITKRMQVVQLDSKIKLLDSPGIVFSNNSQDSDSAVVLKNAVKVGNIKDPITPASAILQRANKNTVMELYNLHNYESPQDFFAQLASRMGRYKRGGIPDQFAAARILLEDWNTGKVKYYTLPPENLIENGEHTGATIVSSFAEEFDLNKFEAMETEILGQLSNPNADLATQISSTGPVKAGWEDDEMQLDDINTLISSSVNIQSSKNKRKGKDTSEQDPGRKRKVDPEMTLEGNTQNVKRQKKDIKRKRKQKVRLEKKTNSLVGALEVIEIGDTADDNYDFNEHFTVTE from the exons ATGGCAAAATTTTGCCTAa ACAAAAAGTCGAAGCGAGTTAAAGCTGCTTTACGATATAAAGTCGAAAAGAAGGTGAGGCAACACAACAGAAAACTCAAAAGAGAAGCAAAGAAGAATcccaaaaagggaaaaaaacaaaAGCCCGTCATCATACCGAATATTTGCCCTTTCAAAGATGATATTCTAAAAGAAGTTGAAGCCatgaaacaacaaaaaattgcagaaaagcaattaaaaaaacaagAACTTGCAGATGAAAGGGAAAAACAAAAAGAAGCCACTAATGAAATCAAGAAATCTGGTGGTGTAGAACAATtg GTCGACAATGCAGACATGCGGGGAAGAATCCACGAAGCTTTCGAATCAAAAAAACAGAAGACTGACGAGTATGGAACAGACGACAAGAAACAGGAAAATTCATTGAAAGCCTACTATAAGGAATTTAAAAAGGTTTTACAATCAGCCGATGTAATCTTAGAAGTTGTCGATGCAAGAGATCCATTAG GAACAAGATGTGAACAAGTGGAACAAGCCGTTAAAGAAGCGTCAGGTAATAAGAGATTAgtgatgattttaaacaaagctGATTTGATACCTCGAGCAAACTTAGACGAATGGTTGAAATATTTGCGAAAATCAATACCTGCTGTTGCATTTAAAGCCTCCACTCAAGATCAACAGAATCGATTGGGACATAAAAAAATGTCTAAAGGAAAAAAAGACGAGAAGATTATGAAag GTTCAGCTTGCGTCGGAGCAGATTTATTGATGTCTTTATTGGGTAATTACTGCCGCAATAAAGGTATCAAAACATCCATCACAGTGGGTGTAGTAGGTTTGCCCAATGTTGGTAAAAGTTCTATTATAAACAGTCTCAAAAGACAAAGGGCTTGTGGTGTGGGAAGCACTCCTGGAATAAccaa ACGTATGCAAGTGGTACAACTAGATTCGAAAATAAAACTGCTAGATAGTCCCGGAattgtattttcaaataattcacAAGACAGCGATAGTGCAGTGGTGTTGAAAAATGCTGTTAAAGTGGGAAATATTAAAGACCCTATTACTCCGGCTTCAGCCATATTACAAAGAGCAAATAAAAACACGGTCATGGAATTGtataatttacataattatgAATCTCCACAA GACTTTTTCGCTCAGTTGGCGTCAAGAATGGGACGGTATAAAAGGGGAGGCATCCCTGATCAATTTGCAGCAGCCAGAATTTTGTTAGAGGATTGGAATACCGGTAAAGTGAAGTATTACACGTTACCACCGGAAAATTTGATAGAAAATGGTGAACACACTGGAGCTACAATCGTGTCCAGCTTTGCTGAAGAATTTGACTTGAATAAATTCGAGGCCATGGAAACTGAAATATTAGGCCAACTCAGTAATCCAAATGCAGATCTTGCAACACAA ATTTCTAGCACTGGTCCCGTCAAAGCTGGTTGGGAAGATGATGAGATGCAACTTGACGATATAAATACTTTAATTTCTTCATCGGTCAACATACAGTCGTCGAAGAATAAAAGAAAGGGGAAAGATACGAGCGAGCAAGATCCGGGTAGGAAGCGCAAAGTCGATCCAGAAATGACACTCGAAGGAAATACGCAAAACGTAAAAAGACAGAAGAAGGACATTAAAAGGAAGCGGAAGCAAAAAGTACGATTGGAAAAGAAAACAAACTCTTTAGTCGGCGCTTTGGAAGTCATCGAAATCGGTGACACCGCTGATgataattacgattttaatgAACATTTTACTGTAACCGAATAA